Genomic window (Salvelinus fontinalis isolate EN_2023a chromosome 3, ASM2944872v1, whole genome shotgun sequence):
ATCAGCTATTGGTATGGATTCATATTTTGAATTATGTGATTTTGTTGGTATTCGGTGTGTAATAAAGGTATTTTacttatctctccctcctctctctgcgtgcgtgcgtgtctgtctgtgtgtgtctgtcttcatCTTCCAGGGAGCCCTCCCAAACAAGCCTCTCTCGCAGATATGATGGAGTTTGAGAATTGTGTTTCCAATCTCAGCCTTGCACATGAGATAGTGATGAACAGAGACTTCAGCTTCAGACAGAACAGCCCACCCAAAGACAGGCAAGACTAGCTATGAAACACACACCATTTCTGTGTAATGATAGTCAATAATCACTGTATGATCATAATTTCAGTCACTTTAAAGTCACAGATTTTTAATAATGATTAATTTTTTAGCTTGGAAGGAAGAATATCTGACATAGTTCACAGTGCTTTCTGGGACTGTCTTCGTGAGCAGCTTTCATGCAGCCCTCCAGACTATGTCCATGCTGTCATTCTGCTACAAGAGGTGAAAACTGTGAGTATGGTCATGTACCTTTACTAGCTCACTCCTTCCCCCAGTTTCTCAGCATAGTATAGCAAACGATAAAAGCTAAGGTTGTCCGCTGTGTGGTCAGACCGTGCTGTCCCTGCTCCTGCCTGGCCACGTGCGTCTGAAGGCCCAGGTGGAGGAGGTTCTGGACCTGGAGCTGATCCAGCAGCAGGCAGATCATGGGGCCCTGGACCTGCAAAGATTGTCAGGCTACATCATCAATACCATGGCCTCCCTGTGTGCCCCTGTACGGGACCCAGAGATCAAGACACTACGGGATCTTTCGGACCCAGTGGAGCTCCTCAGGTGAGGGACATGCTCAATTAACTAATTTTATGGTATAAAAAAAAAGTCATTATGTAGCATAATATCAGATATGAAAATGTAATGAAATTACCCTTGGAAAGACaaaatctaaaataaaaaataaaaactctgGGAAGCTCCTTTGTAGACTATTCCACTACTCATTCATAGTTACTTTGGGTATGGTCCACACATGTCCAGTAATGAACCAAGGCCTACATTTGGTTAATGCTAAGAAATATGTTCCTTTCCTGACTAACAGGGAGATCTTCAGAGTCCTTGGCCTGATGAAGACAGACATGGTCAACTTCACCGTACAGAGCCTCAGACCTAATCTTCTTCAGCAGGCGGTCCAATACGAGCGAGCCAAGTTCCAGGAGATCCTGGAGAAGCAGCCTGGTAAATGAGACAATGTTCTAAGAGAAAATCTACACAAATTTAGAGTTCTACCAATCTGACATGCTCCTAACATCCAGAAGGAAGAActtgtgcttctacatctgcattgtctGCTCTTtggggtttctgtataagcactttgtgacatctgctgatataAAAaagctttataaatatatttgattgttTGATTGAACTCGGTTGGATAATCCCTTTAATCACATTCACACTTTCCATCAAATAAATGTCAGGAACTTCAAAACGGATATTGTTTGTCTAATGATGGCTTCCATatgttttttttgcttttctaacCATCCTTCTCAAGAGTTCCTGGACAAGACCACCGTTTGGCTTCAGATGGCAGCACGAGAGGAGGCATTGGTCAGTGCCCAGTCTGACCTTGACACTGGGACTCCCAAGCCACGTGGTCCATTAAGTCCTACTGCCGTCCTGAACAGGGCTTACCTGCAACTGCTGAGCTGGGACCCCCATGACCAGAATTACCCTGAGGTAATCAAACGAGGACCCTGATTGGTTCTGTCTTCCCAGTGGCATAACAAGCATGTAGACGGTTCAAagcaaattttattagtcacatgcgccaaatacaacagatgtaaaccttacagtgaaatgcttacttacaagcccctaaccaacagtgcagtttaaaaacaaataaggataagaataagagataaaagtaacaagtaattaaagaacagcagtaaaaaataacaatatatacaggtgggtgctggtacagagtcaatgtgcggtgaaaccggttagttgaggtagtatgtacatataggtagagtgAATTAAAGTGTCactgcatagatgacaacagagagtggtggtgggggggagggTCAACAcgagtagtctgggtagccatttgactagatgttcaggagtcttatggcttggggaagaagctgtttagaagcctcttggacctagacttagcgctccggtaccgcttgccatgtggtagc
Coding sequences:
- the LOC129851000 gene encoding T-complex protein 11-like protein 2, with translation MQNANPIEEVGGDESCDVPCLQKLDSPTGSPPKQASLADMMEFENCVSNLSLAHEIVMNRDFSFRQNSPPKDSLEGRISDIVHSAFWDCLREQLSCSPPDYVHAVILLQEVKTTVLSLLLPGHVRLKAQVEEVLDLELIQQQADHGALDLQRLSGYIINTMASLCAPVRDPEIKTLRDLSDPVELLREIFRVLGLMKTDMVNFTVQSLRPNLLQQAVQYERAKFQEILEKQPEFLDKTTVWLQMAAREEALVSAQSDLDTGTPKPRGPLSPTAVLNRAYLQLLSWDPHDQNYPETVLMDRARIDALGQRLSLLVLEASVLLLTSTQCGAAVFSLQGFVGKLKQTISALLEGSHNRDFDLQGALLGLREQVLVQVKEALITQEGPALPQDSEDVLKGQISDLAKDNNPIRTLIGERVQGYLQAMLEGSPTKKSPSMPPALRLLSAEVAELGMALGRMVHFNRSVFGPFYAPILRKMLFPSGEAEMGEDSR